Proteins found in one Pontibacter sp. SGAir0037 genomic segment:
- a CDS encoding fibronectin type III domain-containing protein, producing the protein MNTLLKYAIALALFLCCYQKSAAQITDITNDGGKLSVQHELNNSSENFQKLIDNNIHTKYYIKKQQKAWIIYQPVTPTLLSSYTLTSATDNAGRDPKNWLLEGSLNGTDWTMLDTQQNQTFAKRTQTRTFSLGTTIAYKYYRLNITANNGDNSIQLAEWELWGVAVPEAPANLTAEAQSTEAISLAWGDASADEAGFEINLSADGISYSPVATVGAGVTTYLQEKLSPGTTYYFKVRAIGATGNSNFSNVAKAATEAIPEDITNNGGVISSQYSSRVASENYDKLIDDNVNTKYFQNGQKALWVQYQSAYAAVLEYYAITSANDSPDRDPRSWNLQGSIDGENWITLDTQSNQSFASRFETKTYPLSTTAAYMYYRLNITANNGSVDSQFAEWVLWGKKSSQQPPAAPGNVTATALSDRQVKLTWADNSDDEESFRISRSADGATFFTVATGGANQTSFTDQNLSAGTTYSYRIYAINAGGLNYASSPVVTTQPLQTLADITDFEGGVISDQYNTAGAEGIAKLTDNNLYTKYLTFNRTTWMQFYVPEGAVVSQYALTSANDAPERDPTAWRLEGSNDGANWTTLHELRNQLFPSRHRTLTYGFENSTAYTYYRLHVTANRGASIVQVAELQLFGTGAGSPSTEAPGVPANFTATAVTDNQIIITWNDNSLNETGYRLERSADGSNWDWHTAIDANNTRYHSFSLAGNTTYYYRLRAEGVQGNSDFTAVVSATTPSATAPATWQEHWFDHNKVVSLVYENPDLNLYFDENMDNSAEWMKTTFTDVWKYTRETYGGYSDPKLYAVMHLNSYSGGHPATVFDPSHDYRNVIDMGQSGTWSQGPTGWNLDILVHEIGHIVEGSSKGVKESPAFGLWGDSKWCEIFQYDVYKALELTTEKERWFNTCMNATDNFPRAGTQWFKNWFYPIYNQYGESEVLNNYYQLLSEYFPQYNGAYTRALNWGEFIHFWSGAAGVNLKQQATIAFGWPEEWEFQFRQAQVDFPFTYAEPGQVQATTTVSAKVEKAAGMQVEVWPNPANGKLNILMPVRDEVNTVDIYTITGSKIYTGRMEGGAAAINTTSFKPGFYILHIGGANGVVYKKKVLIK; encoded by the coding sequence ATGAATACACTTCTAAAATACGCTATAGCGCTTGCGCTATTCCTTTGCTGCTACCAAAAGTCAGCAGCACAAATTACCGATATTACCAATGATGGCGGAAAACTTTCCGTACAGCATGAACTTAACAACAGCTCTGAAAACTTTCAAAAACTTATTGATAATAACATCCACACCAAATACTACATTAAAAAGCAGCAAAAGGCCTGGATTATTTATCAACCTGTTACTCCCACTCTTTTAAGCAGCTATACGCTTACCTCCGCAACCGATAATGCAGGTCGTGATCCGAAGAACTGGTTATTGGAAGGCTCTCTGAACGGCACCGACTGGACTATGCTGGATACACAGCAGAACCAAACATTTGCAAAACGTACACAGACCAGAACATTTAGTCTTGGTACTACAATCGCTTACAAATACTACCGATTAAACATAACCGCAAACAATGGCGATAACTCTATACAACTGGCAGAATGGGAGCTATGGGGCGTAGCGGTACCTGAGGCTCCTGCAAATTTAACCGCCGAAGCACAATCGACCGAAGCCATTTCTTTAGCCTGGGGCGATGCTTCAGCTGATGAGGCAGGTTTCGAAATCAACTTGTCGGCTGACGGAATTTCTTACTCTCCTGTAGCTACAGTAGGGGCAGGCGTAACCACTTATCTGCAGGAAAAGCTCTCTCCCGGAACAACCTATTATTTTAAGGTAAGAGCAATAGGTGCAACCGGCAACTCAAACTTTTCTAATGTGGCCAAAGCGGCAACTGAAGCCATACCGGAAGATATAACCAACAACGGCGGTGTCATATCCTCCCAGTATAGCAGCAGAGTTGCTTCAGAAAATTACGATAAGCTGATAGACGATAATGTGAATACAAAATATTTCCAGAATGGCCAGAAAGCGCTGTGGGTTCAGTACCAATCAGCTTATGCCGCTGTGCTGGAGTATTATGCCATTACTTCAGCTAACGATTCTCCTGATCGCGATCCCAGAAGCTGGAACTTACAGGGTTCGATAGATGGAGAAAACTGGATCACGCTGGACACCCAGAGCAACCAAAGCTTTGCCAGCCGCTTCGAAACAAAAACCTATCCCCTCAGTACCACTGCGGCTTACATGTATTACCGGCTAAACATTACAGCTAACAACGGCTCGGTAGACAGCCAGTTTGCTGAGTGGGTGTTATGGGGTAAAAAATCCAGTCAGCAGCCGCCTGCAGCTCCGGGAAATGTAACGGCAACTGCCCTTTCTGACAGACAGGTAAAGCTAACCTGGGCAGATAATTCTGATGACGAAGAAAGCTTTAGGATAAGTCGTTCTGCTGACGGAGCTACCTTCTTTACTGTGGCTACAGGAGGGGCAAATCAAACCTCTTTTACGGATCAGAACTTAAGTGCCGGCACTACCTATTCTTATAGGATTTATGCCATAAATGCCGGTGGGCTTAACTACGCCAGCTCTCCTGTCGTTACCACGCAACCACTGCAAACATTGGCTGATATCACCGATTTTGAAGGCGGTGTGATTTCCGACCAGTACAATACAGCTGGTGCTGAAGGGATAGCGAAACTCACGGACAATAACCTATACACGAAATACCTGACTTTTAACCGCACCACCTGGATGCAATTTTATGTGCCCGAAGGAGCCGTTGTTTCTCAATATGCACTTACTTCGGCAAACGATGCTCCTGAGCGCGACCCCACAGCCTGGAGGCTGGAAGGCTCTAACGATGGTGCTAACTGGACAACACTACATGAGTTGCGTAACCAGCTATTTCCAAGCAGACATAGAACGCTGACTTACGGTTTCGAAAATTCAACAGCTTATACCTACTACCGCTTACATGTTACGGCTAACAGAGGTGCCAGTATAGTGCAGGTAGCAGAGCTACAGTTGTTTGGTACGGGAGCAGGAAGCCCAAGCACTGAAGCACCTGGTGTGCCTGCTAATTTTACAGCTACAGCAGTAACCGATAACCAGATTATCATCACCTGGAACGACAACTCCTTGAATGAAACCGGTTATCGGCTGGAGAGGTCTGCAGATGGGAGTAACTGGGACTGGCATACCGCAATAGATGCCAATAATACCCGCTACCATTCCTTCTCGCTGGCAGGTAATACAACCTATTATTATCGGTTAAGGGCAGAGGGCGTGCAAGGTAATTCTGACTTTACGGCTGTTGTTTCTGCCACAACTCCATCGGCTACGGCACCTGCAACCTGGCAGGAACATTGGTTCGATCATAACAAGGTGGTATCGCTTGTTTACGAAAACCCGGATCTGAACCTTTATTTCGATGAAAACATGGACAACTCGGCAGAGTGGATGAAAACCACGTTTACAGATGTATGGAAGTATACCCGCGAAACCTATGGCGGCTACAGTGATCCGAAGCTTTATGCTGTCATGCACCTGAACAGCTATTCCGGAGGCCATCCTGCTACAGTATTTGATCCCTCACACGATTACCGTAACGTAATTGATATGGGACAGAGCGGCACCTGGTCCCAGGGACCTACAGGCTGGAACCTGGATATACTGGTGCATGAAATCGGCCACATTGTAGAAGGATCTTCGAAAGGTGTGAAAGAATCACCTGCATTCGGTTTGTGGGGCGACAGCAAGTGGTGTGAGATTTTCCAGTACGATGTATACAAAGCCCTGGAGCTGACCACCGAGAAAGAACGCTGGTTTAACACTTGTATGAATGCAACAGACAATTTCCCGAGAGCAGGTACACAGTGGTTCAAGAACTGGTTTTACCCGATCTATAATCAGTATGGTGAAAGCGAGGTATTAAACAACTATTACCAGCTGCTTTCAGAGTACTTCCCGCAATACAATGGCGCTTATACACGTGCCCTGAACTGGGGAGAGTTTATACACTTCTGGAGTGGTGCAGCCGGTGTAAATTTAAAGCAACAGGCAACGATAGCCTTTGGCTGGCCAGAAGAATGGGAGTTTCAGTTCAGGCAGGCCCAGGTAGATTTCCCGTTTACATATGCCGAGCCGGGGCAGGTACAGGCAACCACGACGGTTAGCGCCAAAGTAGAAAAAGCAGCTGGAATGCAGGTAGAGGTATGGCCTAATCCTGCTAACGGAAAACTGAATATTTTAATGCCTGTAAGGGATGAAGTGAACACAGTAGATATCTATACCATCACGGGAAGCAAGATCTATACAGGAAGAATGGAAGGAGGCGCTGCTGCTATTAATACAACTTCGTTTAAACCTGGTTTCTATATCCTGCATATTGGCGGGGCAAACGGTGTAGTATATAAGAAGAAAGTATTAATCAAATAA
- a CDS encoding GH92 family glycosyl hydrolase, which yields MTKNLIFLLLFLLCSRWLSAATPDLVQYVNTLQGTNSTFDLTRGNTYPTTALPFAMHTWTPQTGVNGDGWKYQYHKDSIRGFQQAHQCSSWTNDYAVFSLMPVTGQLAVDQYSRAAAFKHENETAKPHYYKVKLENNITTEMSPTERGVHIRFTFPKNKDAAYVVLDGYTGMSQVQICPKERKITGYVHNGRGLQKNFKNYFVIVFDKPFVAQGTWKNRNKEISQDKLEDEGRGVGAFIQFRNGEAVQARIASSYISQEQAELNLEKELGKHKKLEDTKTAAANTWNTHLARVMVEGGTEEEKATFYSCFFRASLFSRKFFEYDRKGEPYYFSPYDGRIYRGYMYTDTGFWDTFRAQFPLNTILHPTMHGQYVSAMLDAQEQCGWLPSWSFPGEAGSMVGNHAISLFADAWVKGIRTFDPGKALDAYYHEATNKGPWGPANGREGWKEYFTLGFVPYPQVREATAKTLEYAYDDFCGYQLAKVTDNAFYENVFGKQMYNYRNLYDPATRFMRGKKADGAWVENFDPVEWGGPYTEGNAWHYHWSVFQDVQGLINLMEGEKNFTAKLDSVFTVPNTVKVGTYGRMIHEMTEMVMADMGQYAHGNQPIQHMIYLYNYAREPWKAQKWARTVMDKLYSSTEDGYPGDEDQGQTSSWYVLSALGFYSVTPGTDQYVFGSPVFGKATVTLENGKKFTVEAVNNSKDNVYIQSATLNGKPYTRNWISHADIVNGGILRFVMGNKPALDRGQQEEDKPFSLSKPIK from the coding sequence ATGACGAAAAATCTCATCTTTCTCCTGCTCTTTTTGCTTTGTAGCAGGTGGCTGTCAGCTGCTACACCTGATCTTGTACAGTATGTGAATACATTACAAGGCACCAATTCTACTTTCGACTTAACAAGGGGCAATACTTATCCTACAACTGCACTGCCCTTTGCCATGCATACCTGGACTCCGCAAACAGGCGTGAACGGGGACGGCTGGAAGTACCAGTACCACAAAGATTCCATCAGAGGATTTCAGCAAGCCCATCAGTGCAGCTCCTGGACCAACGACTATGCCGTTTTTTCTTTGATGCCTGTTACTGGCCAGCTTGCTGTGGACCAGTATAGCAGAGCGGCTGCATTTAAACATGAAAACGAAACTGCCAAGCCACACTATTACAAAGTAAAACTGGAGAACAACATCACCACCGAAATGTCGCCTACAGAGCGGGGCGTTCATATTCGGTTTACTTTCCCCAAAAACAAAGATGCTGCTTATGTAGTGCTGGATGGCTATACCGGTATGAGCCAGGTGCAGATCTGCCCGAAGGAAAGAAAAATAACAGGTTATGTGCACAACGGAAGAGGCTTGCAGAAGAATTTCAAAAACTACTTTGTTATTGTATTTGATAAACCGTTTGTTGCGCAGGGCACCTGGAAAAACAGGAACAAAGAAATCTCCCAGGATAAACTAGAGGATGAGGGAAGAGGAGTTGGTGCTTTTATACAATTCCGGAACGGTGAAGCAGTGCAGGCCAGAATTGCATCTTCCTACATCAGCCAGGAGCAGGCAGAACTGAACCTGGAAAAGGAACTTGGCAAACATAAAAAGCTGGAAGACACAAAAACTGCTGCTGCGAATACCTGGAATACACACCTGGCAAGGGTGATGGTAGAGGGAGGAACCGAAGAGGAGAAAGCCACTTTCTATTCTTGCTTTTTCAGGGCGAGCCTGTTCTCGCGCAAGTTCTTCGAGTATGACAGAAAAGGTGAACCATACTACTTTAGCCCCTACGACGGCAGAATTTACAGAGGCTATATGTATACCGACACCGGCTTCTGGGATACATTCAGAGCACAGTTCCCGCTGAACACCATTTTGCACCCAACCATGCACGGGCAGTATGTAAGCGCTATGCTGGATGCACAGGAGCAGTGTGGTTGGTTGCCGTCCTGGTCCTTCCCCGGAGAGGCCGGTAGTATGGTGGGGAACCATGCTATTTCGCTTTTTGCAGATGCCTGGGTAAAAGGTATCCGCACCTTTGATCCGGGAAAAGCACTGGACGCATACTATCATGAAGCAACCAACAAAGGCCCCTGGGGACCAGCTAACGGACGTGAGGGCTGGAAAGAATATTTCACGCTGGGCTTCGTGCCATACCCACAGGTAAGAGAAGCAACCGCAAAAACACTGGAATATGCGTACGATGATTTCTGCGGATACCAACTGGCTAAGGTAACAGATAATGCCTTCTACGAAAATGTATTTGGTAAGCAGATGTATAATTACAGGAACCTGTACGACCCTGCCACAAGGTTTATGAGAGGTAAAAAGGCGGACGGAGCATGGGTGGAAAATTTCGATCCCGTAGAATGGGGTGGTCCTTATACAGAGGGCAATGCCTGGCACTACCACTGGTCTGTTTTTCAGGATGTGCAGGGGCTGATTAACCTAATGGAGGGAGAGAAGAACTTCACGGCAAAGCTTGACTCTGTATTTACCGTTCCGAATACCGTAAAAGTAGGCACCTACGGCCGCATGATCCATGAAATGACAGAAATGGTAATGGCAGATATGGGGCAGTATGCGCACGGGAACCAGCCTATCCAGCACATGATTTACCTCTACAACTATGCACGTGAGCCCTGGAAAGCGCAGAAATGGGCACGCACCGTGATGGATAAATTGTATAGTTCAACAGAAGATGGCTACCCGGGTGATGAGGACCAGGGGCAGACTTCCTCCTGGTATGTGCTGAGTGCCCTAGGCTTTTATAGTGTAACACCGGGCACAGACCAGTATGTGTTTGGCAGCCCTGTTTTTGGCAAAGCAACTGTTACGCTGGAAAACGGAAAAAAATTTACGGTGGAAGCTGTAAATAATAGCAAGGATAATGTCTACATCCAATCAGCAACCCTGAATGGAAAACCCTATACCCGCAACTGGATCAGCCATGCAGATATAGTGAACGGAGGCATTTTACGCTTTGTCATGGGTAATAAACCTGCCCTGGACAGAGGCCAGCAGGAGGAGGATAAGCCCTTTTCGCTTTCAAAGCCGATCAAATAA
- a CDS encoding glutaminase family protein, protein MKKFFSLLAVCLLLNITLQAQELRAPAYPIITHNPYLSIWSFGDKLNESNTKHWTGTDHALIGMVKVDGKVYRFLGQEAVSYKTVLPASDEVSYNFSYTESEPAAGWMNPAFDDSKWKTGAAPFGHDKGPVKTNWDSNNLWARRTFTLDDPNLDKLVLKINYDDNVEVYLNGEEVYRHTGWTDKLQHIPLKDAFAKKLKKGKNVLAIHVANTAGGSWLDAGLATIEKSKEQAAILAAKQTAVKLNATQTIYQFTCGAVDVTATFTSPLLMQNLDLLARPVSYVSVQAKSNDKATHDVQLYLGASTDIAVNSPEQKVTTEKYTANNLSILKAGTQEQPLLQKKGDNVRIDWGYMYVAVPTAAKSLQYIAPVANALAPFTASAKVTVPEVKQGQSLMLNTIVPLGKVGSKAVEQVMLLGYDELFSVQYFRQNLKPWWKKGEGATIEKELAKAAADYKKVIKQCEDFDKQMYQDALKAGGKAYADLCALAYRQAIAAHTLVESPQGEILFLSKENFSNGSINTVDVTYPSAPLFLVYNPDLMKGMLNGIFYYSESGQWKKPFPAHDLGTYPVANGQTYGEDMPVEEAGNMIILTQAIAAAEGNAAYANKHWETLTTWAEYLKQSGFDPANQLSTDDFAGHLARNANLSVKAIVALACYGKLAGALGKGDVEKQYIALAKDMAQKWMPLAADGDHYTLAFEQKGTWSQKYNLVWDKILNLHIFPESVRKKEMAFYLTKQHKFGLPLDSRKTYTKSDWILWTATLADNDADFKALVEPVWDYANETQSRVPISDWHETTDANVLNFRARSVVGGYFIKLLDAKLNK, encoded by the coding sequence ATGAAGAAATTTTTTTCCCTGCTCGCAGTGTGCCTGCTTTTAAACATAACACTCCAGGCACAGGAGCTACGGGCGCCAGCTTACCCTATTATCACACATAACCCATACCTGAGCATTTGGTCTTTCGGTGATAAACTGAACGAATCAAACACCAAACACTGGACAGGTACAGATCATGCACTGATCGGCATGGTAAAAGTGGACGGAAAAGTTTATCGTTTTCTGGGACAGGAGGCGGTTTCATATAAAACTGTGTTGCCCGCTTCGGATGAAGTAAGCTATAATTTCAGTTATACCGAATCTGAGCCGGCAGCAGGATGGATGAATCCTGCTTTTGATGACAGCAAGTGGAAAACAGGCGCTGCTCCCTTTGGGCATGACAAAGGACCTGTAAAGACGAACTGGGACAGCAATAATCTCTGGGCCAGGAGAACATTCACCTTGGATGATCCCAATTTAGATAAGCTGGTGTTAAAAATTAACTATGATGATAATGTAGAGGTATACTTAAACGGAGAAGAAGTTTACCGCCACACCGGCTGGACAGATAAACTACAGCACATTCCGTTGAAAGATGCTTTTGCAAAGAAGCTAAAGAAAGGGAAAAATGTACTGGCGATACATGTAGCAAATACAGCAGGCGGCTCTTGGCTGGATGCTGGTCTGGCAACAATCGAGAAATCAAAAGAACAAGCTGCTATTCTTGCTGCCAAACAAACAGCCGTTAAGCTGAATGCTACCCAAACTATTTACCAGTTTACCTGTGGTGCGGTAGATGTAACAGCTACGTTTACATCGCCGCTGCTGATGCAGAACCTCGACCTGCTGGCCCGCCCCGTTTCTTATGTTTCCGTTCAGGCTAAATCTAATGATAAGGCAACGCATGATGTGCAGCTTTACCTGGGAGCCTCAACAGACATAGCAGTTAATTCTCCAGAGCAAAAAGTAACTACAGAAAAGTATACAGCCAATAATCTTTCTATTCTGAAAGCAGGTACCCAGGAACAGCCTTTACTACAGAAAAAAGGAGACAACGTTCGCATCGACTGGGGCTATATGTATGTGGCTGTTCCAACTGCAGCTAAATCTTTGCAGTATATTGCACCGGTTGCCAATGCGCTGGCACCATTTACAGCATCCGCTAAGGTTACTGTGCCAGAAGTAAAGCAGGGGCAAAGCCTGATGCTGAACACCATTGTTCCTTTAGGTAAAGTAGGAAGTAAAGCGGTGGAGCAGGTGATGCTGCTTGGCTATGATGAACTGTTCTCGGTGCAGTATTTCCGCCAGAACCTGAAACCCTGGTGGAAGAAAGGTGAAGGGGCTACAATAGAGAAAGAATTGGCAAAGGCTGCAGCCGACTACAAAAAAGTAATAAAGCAATGTGAAGACTTTGATAAGCAAATGTACCAGGATGCGCTGAAAGCCGGCGGAAAAGCCTATGCCGATCTTTGTGCACTGGCTTATCGTCAGGCCATAGCGGCGCATACGCTGGTGGAGAGTCCGCAGGGAGAAATACTGTTTCTGTCGAAAGAGAATTTCAGCAATGGCTCCATCAATACCGTGGATGTAACGTATCCTTCTGCACCGCTTTTTCTTGTTTATAACCCTGATCTGATGAAAGGCATGCTGAATGGGATATTCTACTACAGCGAAAGCGGACAGTGGAAAAAGCCTTTCCCTGCACACGACCTGGGTACTTACCCGGTTGCAAACGGTCAGACTTATGGAGAAGATATGCCCGTGGAGGAAGCAGGTAACATGATTATCCTGACACAGGCCATTGCAGCAGCAGAAGGAAATGCAGCCTATGCCAATAAGCACTGGGAAACCTTAACTACCTGGGCAGAGTACCTGAAACAAAGCGGCTTCGATCCGGCAAATCAATTATCAACCGATGATTTTGCAGGCCACCTGGCACGTAATGCAAACCTCTCTGTAAAAGCAATTGTGGCACTGGCTTGTTATGGAAAGTTAGCTGGCGCATTAGGTAAAGGTGATGTAGAGAAACAGTATATTGCTTTGGCAAAAGACATGGCCCAGAAGTGGATGCCACTGGCAGCTGACGGCGATCACTATACGCTTGCTTTCGAGCAAAAAGGTACCTGGAGCCAGAAGTATAACCTGGTTTGGGATAAAATTTTGAACCTTCATATTTTCCCGGAGTCTGTAAGAAAAAAAGAGATGGCATTTTACCTGACGAAACAGCATAAGTTCGGTTTGCCATTGGATAGCCGTAAAACCTACACCAAATCCGACTGGATACTCTGGACCGCAACACTGGCTGATAATGATGCCGATTTTAAAGCTTTGGTAGAGCCTGTTTGGGATTATGCCAATGAGACACAGAGCAGGGTTCCGATCAGTGACTGGCATGAAACGACTGATGCCAATGTATTGAATTTCCGTGCCCGCTCCGTAGTGGGCGGATACTTTATAAAGCTGCTCGATGCGAAACTAAATAAGTAA
- a CDS encoding glycoside hydrolase family 43 protein translates to MASEQQKKTSGNPVFPGWYADPEGVIFGKNYWIYPTYSAPYEKQVFLDAFSSTDLTNWQKHERILDTTSVKWANRAMWAPSIVEKDKKYYLFFGANDIQSDNELGGIGVAVSDKPSGPFEDHLGKPLIDKFHNGAQPIDQFVFKDKDGQYYMYYGGWRHCNVAKLNNDFTGFIPFEDGTTFKEVTPEGYVEGPFMFMRGGKYYFMWSEGGWGGPNYRVAYAMADSPLGPFKRIDTILQQDPEVATGAGHHSVMHNKAKDLWYIVYHRKPLENPSRDHRVTCIDEMKFDANGMIKPVKITMEGVAQQKVK, encoded by the coding sequence ATGGCCAGTGAGCAGCAAAAGAAAACGTCTGGAAACCCTGTTTTCCCTGGATGGTATGCTGATCCGGAGGGAGTAATTTTCGGGAAGAATTACTGGATTTACCCAACTTATTCTGCGCCTTATGAAAAGCAGGTCTTTCTGGACGCTTTTTCTTCTACAGATCTGACAAACTGGCAAAAGCATGAGCGAATATTAGATACTACTAGTGTAAAGTGGGCAAATCGTGCCATGTGGGCTCCTTCTATTGTTGAAAAAGATAAAAAATACTATCTTTTTTTCGGAGCTAACGATATTCAGAGCGATAACGAGTTGGGTGGAATAGGAGTGGCTGTTTCTGATAAACCATCCGGGCCATTTGAAGACCACCTGGGAAAGCCTTTGATTGATAAATTTCATAATGGTGCTCAACCCATTGATCAGTTTGTTTTCAAAGACAAAGATGGGCAGTACTATATGTACTATGGTGGCTGGAGACATTGTAACGTGGCGAAGTTAAATAACGATTTCACAGGATTTATACCTTTTGAGGATGGAACCACTTTCAAGGAAGTTACCCCGGAAGGTTATGTGGAAGGACCCTTTATGTTTATGCGAGGGGGTAAATATTACTTTATGTGGTCAGAAGGCGGCTGGGGTGGACCAAATTACAGGGTGGCCTATGCTATGGCCGATTCTCCACTAGGTCCTTTCAAGCGCATCGATACTATTCTGCAGCAAGACCCGGAGGTGGCGACAGGAGCAGGCCATCATTCGGTTATGCATAACAAGGCAAAAGACCTATGGTACATTGTGTACCATAGAAAGCCATTAGAAAATCCCTCCAGAGACCATCGTGTTACATGTATCGACGAAATGAAATTTGATGCGAATGGAATGATAAAACCTGTAAAAATTACCATGGAAGGTGTGGCCCAGCAGAAGGTGAAGTAG